In Candidatus Goldiibacteriota bacterium HGW-Goldbacteria-1, a single genomic region encodes these proteins:
- a CDS encoding 23S rRNA (uracil(1939)-C(5))-methyltransferase RlmD, with product MEENRKKNNVTPPVRPGQKVELEITDLAYGGNGVAKYENFTIFVPLGLPGSKITASITEVKKNYAMANMNKILVESPHFVKPVCPLFSVCGGCQWLHIDYAGQMKYKKKFIEYALKTHSGVDNPNLNEVIGYTEPLYYRDRAQYKPGVDKGVPVLGFYRANSHDVVKVNECFIVNKKINEIASIISAILEKEKKKVTVYDEKTNDGYLRHVAIRVNSKGESLVAFVVTESIARDYIDEAAKELSEKVEGIHGIVLNMNKNKGNRVFGDSEKIIWGDNFIKEQINGIEFMLEADTFFQINTGMLSHMLSFVESHVKQGARVLDLYGGTGALSLPLYKKASEITVVEINPHSIELFKKVLANNNITNAFAVAGDAETEASAIIKEKQPDVIILDPPRKGVHADVLKSVIENNIPEIIYISCNPMTFARDVKELKEHYELVETIPVDLFPQTYHVETMGYFRIIKR from the coding sequence ATGGAAGAAAACAGAAAAAAGAATAATGTAACCCCCCCTGTAAGACCGGGGCAGAAAGTGGAACTGGAAATAACAGATTTGGCTTACGGCGGGAACGGCGTGGCAAAGTACGAGAATTTTACGATATTTGTCCCGCTGGGGCTGCCGGGTTCTAAAATTACCGCTTCCATAACCGAAGTGAAAAAGAATTATGCCATGGCTAACATGAATAAAATACTTGTGGAATCACCGCACTTTGTAAAACCCGTATGCCCGCTTTTTTCCGTATGCGGCGGATGCCAGTGGCTTCATATTGATTATGCCGGCCAGATGAAATACAAAAAGAAATTTATTGAATACGCGCTTAAAACCCATTCCGGTGTGGATAACCCAAATTTAAATGAAGTGATTGGTTATACAGAACCGCTGTATTACCGTGACCGCGCGCAGTATAAGCCGGGGGTTGATAAAGGCGTTCCTGTGCTGGGTTTCTACAGGGCAAATTCCCACGATGTGGTAAAAGTAAACGAATGTTTTATTGTAAATAAAAAGATAAACGAGATTGCCTCAATCATTTCCGCTATTCTTGAAAAGGAAAAGAAAAAAGTCACCGTCTATGATGAAAAAACAAACGACGGCTATCTGCGCCACGTGGCAATAAGGGTAAATTCCAAAGGCGAATCGCTTGTGGCTTTTGTGGTAACAGAGAGCATAGCAAGGGATTATATAGATGAAGCCGCGAAAGAACTTAGTGAAAAAGTGGAAGGTATTCATGGTATCGTTTTAAATATGAATAAAAATAAAGGCAACAGGGTTTTTGGCGACAGCGAAAAAATTATTTGGGGAGATAATTTTATTAAGGAACAGATAAACGGAATAGAGTTCATGCTGGAAGCGGATACATTCTTCCAGATAAATACGGGCATGCTTTCGCACATGTTAAGTTTTGTTGAAAGCCACGTTAAACAGGGAGCCAGGGTTTTAGATCTGTACGGCGGCACAGGCGCATTATCCCTGCCGCTATACAAGAAAGCGTCCGAAATAACAGTGGTGGAAATTAATCCGCACAGCATTGAACTCTTTAAAAAGGTACTTGCCAATAATAATATAACAAATGCGTTTGCGGTCGCGGGAGACGCGGAAACAGAGGCGTCCGCCATCATTAAAGAAAAACAGCCCGATGTCATAATTCTTGACCCGCCAAGAAAGGGAGTTCACGCGGATGTGTTAAAGAGCGTGATTGAAAACAATATACCGGAAATTATCTATATCTCCTGCAATCCCATGACATTTGCCAGGGACGTAAAAGAATTAAAGGAACATTATGAACTTGTGGAGACAATACCGGTTGACCTTTTTCCGCAGACGTACCATGTGGAGACGATGGGATATTTTAGGATAATAAAGCGTTAA
- the gatC gene encoding Asp-tRNA(Asn)/Glu-tRNA(Gln) amidotransferase GatCAB subunit C (allows the formation of correctly charged Asn-tRNA(Asn) or Gln-tRNA(Gln) through the transamidation of misacylated Asp-tRNA(Asn) or Glu-tRNA(Gln) in organisms which lack either or both of asparaginyl-tRNA or glutaminyl-tRNA synthetases; reaction takes place in the presence of glutamine and ATP through an activated phospho-Asp-tRNA(Asn) or phospho-Glu-tRNA; some Mycoplasma proteins contain an N-terminal fusion to an unknown domain), producing MMAITIKDVEYIAHLSRLEITEEEKVQFAKELSDILEHVNRLSKINTDNVEPTYFAVDTKNVYREDVIKPSINREDVFAAAPSIENGGFKVPKII from the coding sequence ATTATGGCTATTACCATTAAAGATGTAGAATACATAGCGCACCTTTCCAGGCTGGAAATAACCGAAGAGGAAAAGGTGCAGTTTGCGAAAGAACTCTCTGATATCTTAGAGCATGTAAACAGGCTGTCCAAAATTAACACAGATAACGTGGAACCCACTTACTTTGCGGTGGATACCAAGAATGTTTACAGGGAAGATGTAATAAAACCTTCCATTAACAGGGAAGATGTTTTTGCGGCGGCGCCTTCAATAGAAAACGGCGGGTTTAAAGTCCCGAAGATAATATAA
- the gatA gene encoding Asp-tRNA(Asn)/Glu-tRNA(Gln) amidotransferase GatCAB subunit A (allows the formation of correctly charged Asn-tRNA(Asn) or Gln-tRNA(Gln) through the transamidation of misacylated Asp-tRNA(Asn) or Glu-tRNA(Gln) in organisms which lack either or both of asparaginyl-tRNA or glutaminyl-tRNA synthetases; reaction takes place in the presence of glutamine and ATP through an activated phospho-Asp-tRNA(Asn) or phospho-Glu-tRNA) — translation MELHYDTIENLHKRLIKKEIKPSDILDSVFKRIESVDPKVHAYLKLTKERAYEMAKAAEERIIKNDNVTELTGIPLGIKDNMVLKGIDTTCAAKMLEGYKPPYTATVLTKLEKAGAVFTGKLNMDEYAFGSSTENSAFGPTRNPWDLQRVPGGSSGGSAASVAAGLCIGSLGSDTGGSIKQPASLCGVTGIKPTYGRVSRYGLIAFGSSLDQIGPITRTAADNAIILKHIAGHDENDATSANIDVPDYSALLKDSVKGKVFGLPKEYFIEGLDPEVKQKVMDAVAVFEKLGAKIEQISLPNTEYAIDVYYVVAPAEVSSNLARFDGVRYGLRDKDAENMIDMYKKSRQKGFGRETKRRIMLGTYVLSSGYYDAYYKKAQKVRTLIKNDFDRAFEKVDAILTPTSPTTAFKIGEKAADPLTMYLSDIFTIAPNLAGLPGMSVPAGNDSKKLPVGLQILGKWFKEQDIFDIAHTFQKNTDWHTKMPSID, via the coding sequence ATGGAACTGCATTATGACACAATAGAGAACCTTCACAAGAGGTTGATAAAAAAAGAGATTAAACCTTCTGACATACTTGATTCTGTCTTTAAAAGGATTGAATCAGTTGACCCAAAGGTGCATGCATATCTTAAACTTACCAAAGAGCGCGCTTATGAAATGGCGAAAGCGGCCGAAGAGCGGATAATAAAGAATGATAACGTCACAGAGCTTACAGGCATACCGCTTGGCATAAAGGACAACATGGTTTTAAAAGGTATTGATACAACCTGCGCGGCAAAGATGCTTGAAGGTTATAAACCGCCGTACACGGCGACAGTGTTAACAAAACTTGAAAAAGCCGGCGCGGTTTTTACCGGTAAATTAAATATGGATGAATACGCGTTCGGCTCGTCCACTGAAAATTCCGCTTTTGGCCCGACCAGAAATCCGTGGGACTTGCAGCGTGTTCCCGGCGGATCCAGCGGCGGCTCTGCGGCTTCCGTGGCCGCGGGATTATGCATCGGCTCGCTTGGTTCTGACACAGGCGGTTCCATTAAACAGCCAGCGTCATTATGCGGCGTGACAGGAATTAAACCCACATACGGAAGGGTATCGCGCTACGGCCTTATTGCATTCGGCTCCTCGCTTGACCAGATAGGCCCCATAACAAGGACAGCAGCAGACAACGCTATTATATTAAAACACATAGCCGGACACGATGAAAATGACGCGACATCCGCAAATATTGATGTTCCGGATTATTCGGCTTTATTAAAGGACAGCGTAAAAGGAAAAGTATTCGGGCTGCCGAAAGAATATTTCATTGAAGGGCTTGACCCGGAAGTAAAACAGAAAGTAATGGACGCGGTTGCGGTTTTTGAAAAACTTGGCGCAAAGATAGAGCAGATATCGCTTCCAAATACCGAATATGCCATTGACGTATATTACGTGGTGGCGCCGGCGGAAGTTTCCAGTAATCTGGCGCGCTTTGACGGCGTGCGTTACGGGCTGCGCGACAAAGACGCGGAAAACATGATAGACATGTATAAGAAAAGCAGGCAGAAAGGTTTTGGGCGGGAGACAAAAAGAAGGATAATGCTGGGGACATACGTTCTTTCCTCCGGTTATTATGACGCTTATTATAAGAAAGCGCAGAAAGTAAGGACGCTTATAAAAAATGATTTTGACAGGGCTTTTGAAAAAGTGGACGCGATATTAACGCCCACTTCGCCGACCACCGCTTTTAAAATAGGCGAAAAAGCCGCAGACCCTTTAACCATGTACCTGTCCGATATATTTACCATTGCGCCCAATCTTGCCGGTCTTCCGGGAATGTCAGTGCCCGCGGGCAATGATTCAAAAAAGCTTCCGGTGGGGCTTCAGATACTGGGCAAGTGGTTTAAAGAACAGGATATTTTTGACATCGCGCATACATTCCAAAAAAACACGGACTGGCACACAAAGATGCCGTCCATAGACTAA
- a CDS encoding Asp-tRNA(Asn)/Glu-tRNA(Gln) amidotransferase GatCAB subunit B, which yields MAEKYEVVIGLEVHVELSTATKIFCGCKNKFGGEPNTNICPVCLGLPGSLPVVNREVVRRAVKTGLALGCKIAAYTKFDRKNYYYPDLPKAYQISQFDMPIAEHGRITIVDKEGKRKEIGITRAHMEEDAGKLLHLTKTGQIADAEESLVDYNRGGVPLIEIVSEPDMRSSEEAYNYLITLKSILKYIDVSDCNMEEGSLRCDANVSIRPWGRKEFGTKVEIKNMNSFNNVRKAIDYEIERQVKMTEAGEVITQETRLWDGGKAKTFSMRSKEGSHDYRYFPEPDLPPFVLEQSFMDEVKKEIPELPVQKMDRFTEKYSLPLYDAGVLTQSIETADFFEEAASKCSEPKLVSNWMMTELLGRMNEAGIESISKTNITTDSLTKMIALIQKGTISGKIAKTVFDVMFKEGGDPEKIVAEKGLVQISDTGAIEAAVDKILADNPKAVEDIKGGKPQGMGFLVGQIMKETKGKANPQMVNEILKKKLG from the coding sequence ATGGCTGAAAAATACGAAGTCGTAATAGGGCTTGAAGTGCATGTGGAACTTTCCACTGCCACCAAGATCTTCTGCGGCTGCAAAAATAAGTTTGGCGGAGAGCCGAATACAAACATCTGCCCTGTATGCCTTGGGCTGCCGGGTTCGCTTCCTGTTGTAAACAGGGAAGTGGTGCGCCGCGCGGTTAAGACAGGGCTTGCGCTTGGCTGCAAGATAGCCGCGTATACAAAGTTTGACAGAAAAAATTATTATTATCCCGACCTGCCTAAAGCATATCAGATTTCACAGTTTGACATGCCTATTGCAGAACACGGGCGCATAACCATTGTGGACAAAGAAGGCAAACGAAAAGAAATAGGCATAACCAGGGCACATATGGAAGAAGACGCGGGGAAGCTTCTGCACCTGACAAAAACCGGACAGATAGCCGATGCGGAAGAATCACTTGTGGATTATAACAGGGGCGGCGTTCCGCTTATAGAAATAGTAAGCGAGCCCGACATGCGTTCTTCCGAAGAGGCGTATAATTATTTAATCACCTTAAAATCAATTTTAAAATACATTGATGTATCCGACTGTAACATGGAAGAGGGAAGCCTGCGCTGCGACGCCAACGTGTCAATAAGGCCGTGGGGCCGGAAGGAATTCGGCACCAAAGTTGAAATTAAAAACATGAACTCTTTTAATAACGTGCGCAAGGCGATAGATTATGAAATAGAACGCCAGGTGAAAATGACAGAAGCGGGCGAAGTAATAACGCAGGAAACAAGGTTATGGGACGGCGGAAAAGCGAAGACTTTTTCCATGCGCAGCAAGGAAGGGTCGCACGATTACAGGTACTTCCCGGAACCCGACCTTCCGCCTTTTGTACTGGAACAGTCATTTATGGATGAAGTTAAAAAGGAAATACCAGAACTGCCGGTGCAGAAAATGGACCGCTTTACGGAAAAATACAGCCTGCCTCTTTACGACGCGGGAGTGCTGACACAGTCAATAGAAACGGCGGACTTTTTTGAAGAAGCCGCGTCAAAATGCAGCGAACCAAAACTTGTAAGCAACTGGATGATGACCGAACTGCTGGGAAGAATGAATGAAGCGGGGATAGAGTCCATATCAAAAACTAATATCACCACTGACAGCCTTACAAAGATGATAGCCCTTATACAGAAAGGCACAATAAGCGGCAAGATAGCAAAGACCGTTTTTGACGTAATGTTTAAAGAAGGCGGGGATCCGGAAAAAATAGTGGCGGAAAAAGGGCTTGTGCAGATTTCAGACACAGGCGCCATTGAAGCTGCCGTGGATAAAATACTTGCAGATAACCCAAAAGCTGTGGAAGACATTAAGGGCGGAAAACCGCAGGGCATGGGCTTTCTTGTCGGGCAGATAATGAAAGAGACAAAAGGCAAGGCCAACCCGCAGATGGTAAACGAAATTTTAAAAAAGAAACTGGGATAA